In Nomia melanderi isolate GNS246 chromosome 4, iyNomMela1, whole genome shotgun sequence, the following are encoded in one genomic region:
- the Gli gene encoding carboxyl ester lipase-like protein Gli isoform X2: MAVYRLCWSLARVWFSLCFLACTALCQEQISAGSRYYGRDGVYVPANGPDHRPDTYFYKDRRYGYRPSYLDPDYKRPPKGSDDRYHYEDTTSRLPLPGILGGWREDLQGKERQGSKHLERDVTVSTTYGEVEGFKVYLYDDPEARHRPWSLPVERVTRHVNVFLGIPYAMPPTREGRFKPPRPHRGWQLLQAVDWGPACPQPSAYTGATKGIKDVDEDCLYLNIFTPTINSGERLPYAVMFYIHGGEFTHGASNLFPGHMLAAFYNVVVVSINYRLGALGFLSTGDENSPGNYGLLDQAMALRWVYDNIRAFSGNPDAITLFGPGAGAASAGLLMVAPRTREMVSKVIAQSGSALADWAVIIDKYRAQNTSRVYAEMLGCSIESSWKLVQCLKDGRNFLELSNSPLKPHIGMFPWAPVFDVNFTVPGDNLYEDWRASDWHFFTETPEESIKHRRFKHDLAYMAGVTTQEAAYIIYNNATLARNQYMIDPELFDQKIWELVLQYNYTLNQQGVYEAIKYMYTYWPDPKNVTHIRDQYINLLTDFHYVAPFDKIAKLLVEKRVPTYLYVLNTTVEALSLPQWRRVPHDTELLWLTGAPFMDVEFFPQKWKLSRDMWTDNDRNMSHFFMKAYSNFATYGNPTTSQILGLHMDVARQGQLRYLNINTTFNSSIQLNYRQTESAFWSAYLPTVIGRLVPTYPPVTEYWWEPKQPLQIAFWSVSTACLLLIVLSVVCCMLWRNAKSKTKAARIYADNLITTIAGTS; the protein is encoded by the exons ATGGCCGTGTACAGGCTGTGCtggtcgctcgctcgcgtctGGTTTTCCCTGTGCTTTCTCGCGTGTACGGCATTGTGTCAGGAACAAATATCGGCCGGCAGTCGGTATTATGGCCGAGACGGTGTGTATGTGCCAGCGAACGGGCCCGATCACAGGCCCGACACTTATTTTTACAAGGATAGAAGGTACGGGTACCGTCCCAGTTACCTGGACCCTGATTACAAAAGGCCGCCCAAAGGATCGGACGATCGTTACCATTACGAG GATACCACTTCGAGATTGCCGTTGCCTGGTATATTAGGTGGTTGGCGGGAGGATCTTCAGGGAAAAGAACGACAGGGTTCTAAGCATTTGGAGAGGGATGTTACCGTTTCTACTACCTATGGAGAAGTAGAGGGATTCAAAGTTTATTTGTACGACGATCCGGAGGCTAGACATAGACCTTGGAGTTTACCGGTCGAAAGGGTTACCAGGCATGTCAATGTATTTTTGGGTATTCCTTACGCTATGCCTCCTACGAGGGAAGGTCGGTTTAAGCCTCCTCGACCTCATAGGGGTTGGCAACTGTTGCAAGCTGTCGATTGGGGACCCGCGTGTCCTCAACCTAGTGCGTATACTGGTGCAACTAAAGGAATTAAGGATGTGGATGAAGATTGcttgtatttaaatatcttcacaCCTACGATTAATTCTGGTGAACGTCTACCATATGctgtaatgttttatattcatGGTGGAGAGTTCACTCATGGAGCTAGTAACTTGTTTCCTGGTCATATGTTAGCTGCATTTTACAATGTAGTGGTAGTGTCTATCAATTATCGGTTAGGGGCACTGGGATTTCTGAGCACAGGAGATGAGAATAGTCCTGGTAACTATGGACTTTTGGACCAAGCAATGGCATTACGATGGGTGTATGATAATATTCGAGCCTTCAGTGGTAATCCTGATGCGATAACACTGTTTGGGCCAGGTGCTGGTGCAGCTAGCGCTGGATTGTTGATGGTTGCTCCTAGGACTAGAGAAATGGTGTCAAAAGTAATAGCTCAGTCGGGTTCTGCATTAGCAGATTGGGCAGTTATAATAGACAAGTACAGGGCCCAGAATACTTCCAGAGTATACGCTGAAATGTTGGGTTGTAGTATAGAAAGCAGCTGGAAGTTGGTTCAGTGTTTGAAAGATGGACGAAATTTCCTTGAATTGAGTAATTCTCCATTAAAGCCGCATATTGGAATGTTTCCATGGGCACCTGTATTTGATGTCAATTTTACAGTACCTGGTGATAATTTATACGAAGATTGGAGAGCATCAGACTGGCATTTCTTTACAGAAACACCTGAAGAAAGTATTAAGCATCGTAGATTTAAACATGACTTAGCATACATGGCTGGTGTTACTACTCAAGAGGCAGCGTACATAATAT ACAACAATGCCACATTGGCAAGGAATCAATACATGATAGATCCAGAATTATTTGACCAAAAAATCTGGGAACTTGTCCTTCAGTATAATTACACTCTGAACCAGCAAGGTGTTTATGAagctataaaatatatgtacactTATTGGCCGGATCCGAAAAATGTTACACACATTCGCGATCAATACATCAAT TTGTTAACTGATTTTCATTATGTGGCTCCATTTGATAAAATTGCAAAGTTATTAGTAGAGAAACGTGTGCCTACTTACTTATATGTATTGAACACTACTGTGGAAGCACTATCATTGCCACAGTGGAGAAGAGTACCTCACGATACCGAACTTCTTTGGCTCACAGGAGCACCATTCATGGATGTTG AATTCTTTCCTCAAAAATGGAAACTAAGCCGAGACATGTGGACTGATAATGATCGCAATATGAGCCATTTCTTTATGAAGGCATATTCAAATTTTGCAACATACGG AAATCCTACAACTTCGCAAATTCTGGGACTTCACATGGATGTTGCCAGACAAGGACAGTTACgatacttaaatattaataccaCCTTCAACagttcaattcaattaaattacagACAAACAGAAAGTGCCTTTTGGTCTGCATATTTGCCAACTGTCATTGGCCGCTTAGTACCTACATACCCTCCAGTCACCGAG TACTGGTGGGAACCAAAGCAACCCTTGCAAATTGCATTTTGGTCAGTCTCTACAGCTTGTTTACTGTTAATCGTACTCTCTGTAGTATGCTGCATGCTTTGGCGTAACGCCAAAAG CAAAACTAAGGCTGCCAGAATATACGCAG ACAATCTGATCACTACTATAGCGGGGACATCTTGA
- the LOC116428314 gene encoding uncharacterized protein LOC116428314 isoform X1, producing MMTLHTDAVKQLTESNCLKNILDILKTETFKWPIKQAAMFALSRLLKCDIRNCHNFLDMQGQNYLIWLMKQSAGKVPIEILMGAVECLTTIARHQFLRSTIINTDTMDVVCASFELTCPTITDYKIACCNALPILCTDKTGRTAFLKVRGPTRLYNLLCDVKSIPTRNAAAQLVQLLCADPVLADVFVQARYLN from the exons ATGATGACTTTACACACAGATGCTGTCAAACAACTGACTGAGAGCAATTGTCTGAAGAACATCCTAG ACATATTGAAAACAGAAACTTTCAAGTGGCCAATTAAACAAGCAGCAATGTTTGCTTTAAGCCGATTACTTAAATGTGACATAAGAAACTGTCATAACTTCTTGGACATGCAGGGCCAG AATTATCTGATATGGCTGATGAAGCAGTCCGCAGGAAAGGTTCCTATAGAGATTCTAATGGGCGCCGTAGAGTGTCTAACAACAATAGCAAGACACCAGTTTTTACGCAGTACTATCATAAACACAGACACCATGGATGTAGTGTGCGCGTCCTTCGAG CTGACCTGTCCAACAATAACCGATTACAAGATCGCCTGCTGCAACGCCCTTCCCATTCTCTGCACGGACAAGACTGGAAGAACCGCTTTCCTGAAAGTCCGTGGGCCGACCAGATTATATAATCTGTTATGCGACGTCAAGTCGATCCCGACAAGGAACGCAGCCGCCCAACTCGTTCAATTGTTATGCGCGGATCCGGTTCTGGCCGATGTTTTCGTGCAGGCCAGATACCTGAATTAG
- the Gli gene encoding carboxyl ester lipase-like protein Gli isoform X1 — MAVYRLCWSLARVWFSLCFLACTALCQEQISAGSRYYGRDGVYVPANGPDHRPDTYFYKDRRYGYRPSYLDPDYKRPPKGSDDRYHYEDTTSRLPLPGILGGWREDLQGKERQGSKHLERDVTVSTTYGEVEGFKVYLYDDPEARHRPWSLPVERVTRHVNVFLGIPYAMPPTREGRFKPPRPHRGWQLLQAVDWGPACPQPSAYTGATKGIKDVDEDCLYLNIFTPTINSGERLPYAVMFYIHGGEFTHGASNLFPGHMLAAFYNVVVVSINYRLGALGFLSTGDENSPGNYGLLDQAMALRWVYDNIRAFSGNPDAITLFGPGAGAASAGLLMVAPRTREMVSKVIAQSGSALADWAVIIDKYRAQNTSRVYAEMLGCSIESSWKLVQCLKDGRNFLELSNSPLKPHIGMFPWAPVFDVNFTVPGDNLYEDWRASDWHFFTETPEESIKHRRFKHDLAYMAGVTTQEAAYIIYNNATLARNQYMIDPELFDQKIWELVLQYNYTLNQQGVYEAIKYMYTYWPDPKNVTHIRDQYINLLTDFHYVAPFDKIAKLLVEKRVPTYLYVLNTTVEALSLPQWRRVPHDTELLWLTGAPFMDVEFFPQKWKLSRDMWTDNDRNMSHFFMKAYSNFATYGNPTTSQILGLHMDVARQGQLRYLNINTTFNSSIQLNYRQTESAFWSAYLPTVIGRLVPTYPPVTEYWWEPKQPLQIAFWSVSTACLLLIVLSVVCCMLWRNAKRQSDHYYSGDILMVRDDEPSEGIENLTRTSKENVYEYRDAPPLRSRVTRQNEAKLQERLTQNRKFSSTPSLRSNSNISLKDMRSEGFVTSSPNGHPKLNKAMSQSSLRKSRTQLVQGVPQTAV, encoded by the exons ATGGCCGTGTACAGGCTGTGCtggtcgctcgctcgcgtctGGTTTTCCCTGTGCTTTCTCGCGTGTACGGCATTGTGTCAGGAACAAATATCGGCCGGCAGTCGGTATTATGGCCGAGACGGTGTGTATGTGCCAGCGAACGGGCCCGATCACAGGCCCGACACTTATTTTTACAAGGATAGAAGGTACGGGTACCGTCCCAGTTACCTGGACCCTGATTACAAAAGGCCGCCCAAAGGATCGGACGATCGTTACCATTACGAG GATACCACTTCGAGATTGCCGTTGCCTGGTATATTAGGTGGTTGGCGGGAGGATCTTCAGGGAAAAGAACGACAGGGTTCTAAGCATTTGGAGAGGGATGTTACCGTTTCTACTACCTATGGAGAAGTAGAGGGATTCAAAGTTTATTTGTACGACGATCCGGAGGCTAGACATAGACCTTGGAGTTTACCGGTCGAAAGGGTTACCAGGCATGTCAATGTATTTTTGGGTATTCCTTACGCTATGCCTCCTACGAGGGAAGGTCGGTTTAAGCCTCCTCGACCTCATAGGGGTTGGCAACTGTTGCAAGCTGTCGATTGGGGACCCGCGTGTCCTCAACCTAGTGCGTATACTGGTGCAACTAAAGGAATTAAGGATGTGGATGAAGATTGcttgtatttaaatatcttcacaCCTACGATTAATTCTGGTGAACGTCTACCATATGctgtaatgttttatattcatGGTGGAGAGTTCACTCATGGAGCTAGTAACTTGTTTCCTGGTCATATGTTAGCTGCATTTTACAATGTAGTGGTAGTGTCTATCAATTATCGGTTAGGGGCACTGGGATTTCTGAGCACAGGAGATGAGAATAGTCCTGGTAACTATGGACTTTTGGACCAAGCAATGGCATTACGATGGGTGTATGATAATATTCGAGCCTTCAGTGGTAATCCTGATGCGATAACACTGTTTGGGCCAGGTGCTGGTGCAGCTAGCGCTGGATTGTTGATGGTTGCTCCTAGGACTAGAGAAATGGTGTCAAAAGTAATAGCTCAGTCGGGTTCTGCATTAGCAGATTGGGCAGTTATAATAGACAAGTACAGGGCCCAGAATACTTCCAGAGTATACGCTGAAATGTTGGGTTGTAGTATAGAAAGCAGCTGGAAGTTGGTTCAGTGTTTGAAAGATGGACGAAATTTCCTTGAATTGAGTAATTCTCCATTAAAGCCGCATATTGGAATGTTTCCATGGGCACCTGTATTTGATGTCAATTTTACAGTACCTGGTGATAATTTATACGAAGATTGGAGAGCATCAGACTGGCATTTCTTTACAGAAACACCTGAAGAAAGTATTAAGCATCGTAGATTTAAACATGACTTAGCATACATGGCTGGTGTTACTACTCAAGAGGCAGCGTACATAATAT ACAACAATGCCACATTGGCAAGGAATCAATACATGATAGATCCAGAATTATTTGACCAAAAAATCTGGGAACTTGTCCTTCAGTATAATTACACTCTGAACCAGCAAGGTGTTTATGAagctataaaatatatgtacactTATTGGCCGGATCCGAAAAATGTTACACACATTCGCGATCAATACATCAAT TTGTTAACTGATTTTCATTATGTGGCTCCATTTGATAAAATTGCAAAGTTATTAGTAGAGAAACGTGTGCCTACTTACTTATATGTATTGAACACTACTGTGGAAGCACTATCATTGCCACAGTGGAGAAGAGTACCTCACGATACCGAACTTCTTTGGCTCACAGGAGCACCATTCATGGATGTTG AATTCTTTCCTCAAAAATGGAAACTAAGCCGAGACATGTGGACTGATAATGATCGCAATATGAGCCATTTCTTTATGAAGGCATATTCAAATTTTGCAACATACGG AAATCCTACAACTTCGCAAATTCTGGGACTTCACATGGATGTTGCCAGACAAGGACAGTTACgatacttaaatattaataccaCCTTCAACagttcaattcaattaaattacagACAAACAGAAAGTGCCTTTTGGTCTGCATATTTGCCAACTGTCATTGGCCGCTTAGTACCTACATACCCTCCAGTCACCGAG TACTGGTGGGAACCAAAGCAACCCTTGCAAATTGCATTTTGGTCAGTCTCTACAGCTTGTTTACTGTTAATCGTACTCTCTGTAGTATGCTGCATGCTTTGGCGTAACGCCAAAAG ACAATCTGATCACTACTATAGCGGGGACATCTTGATGGTACGAGACGACGAACCCTCGGAGGGAATCGAGAATCTGACTCGTACCTCCAAGGAGAACGTTTATGAATACCGGGACGCGCCGCCGCTCAGATCCAGGGTCACGCGGCAGAACGAAGCGAAGCTTCAAGAACGATTGACGCAAAACCGGAAGTTCAGCTCAACCCCCTCGCTTAGAAGTAACTCGAACATCTCGTTGAAGGACATGCGTTCCGAAGGATTCGTTACCAGTTCACCAAATGGCCACCCGAAGCTGAACAAAGCGATGAGTCAGTCCTCGTTGCGCAAAAGTAGAACGCAGCTTGTTCAGGGTGTCCCGCAGACAGCTGTATAA
- the LOC116428314 gene encoding uncharacterized protein LOC116428314 isoform X2 gives MMTLHTDAVKQLTESNCLKNILETFKWPIKQAAMFALSRLLKCDIRNCHNFLDMQGQNYLIWLMKQSAGKVPIEILMGAVECLTTIARHQFLRSTIINTDTMDVVCASFELTCPTITDYKIACCNALPILCTDKTGRTAFLKVRGPTRLYNLLCDVKSIPTRNAAAQLVQLLCADPVLADVFVQARYLN, from the exons ATGATGACTTTACACACAGATGCTGTCAAACAACTGACTGAGAGCAATTGTCTGAAGAACATCCTAG AAACTTTCAAGTGGCCAATTAAACAAGCAGCAATGTTTGCTTTAAGCCGATTACTTAAATGTGACATAAGAAACTGTCATAACTTCTTGGACATGCAGGGCCAG AATTATCTGATATGGCTGATGAAGCAGTCCGCAGGAAAGGTTCCTATAGAGATTCTAATGGGCGCCGTAGAGTGTCTAACAACAATAGCAAGACACCAGTTTTTACGCAGTACTATCATAAACACAGACACCATGGATGTAGTGTGCGCGTCCTTCGAG CTGACCTGTCCAACAATAACCGATTACAAGATCGCCTGCTGCAACGCCCTTCCCATTCTCTGCACGGACAAGACTGGAAGAACCGCTTTCCTGAAAGTCCGTGGGCCGACCAGATTATATAATCTGTTATGCGACGTCAAGTCGATCCCGACAAGGAACGCAGCCGCCCAACTCGTTCAATTGTTATGCGCGGATCCGGTTCTGGCCGATGTTTTCGTGCAGGCCAGATACCTGAATTAG
- the Gli gene encoding carboxyl ester lipase-like protein Gli isoform X3, with protein MAVYRLCWSLARVWFSLCFLACTALCQEQISAGSRYYGRDGVYVPANGPDHRPDTYFYKDRRYGYRPSYLDPDYKRPPKGSDDRYHYEDTTSRLPLPGILGGWREDLQGKERQGSKHLERDVTVSTTYGEVEGFKVYLYDDPEARHRPWSLPVERVTRHVNVFLGIPYAMPPTREGRFKPPRPHRGWQLLQAVDWGPACPQPSAYTGATKGIKDVDEDCLYLNIFTPTINSGERLPYAVMFYIHGGEFTHGASNLFPGHMLAAFYNVVVVSINYRLGALGFLSTGDENSPGNYGLLDQAMALRWVYDNIRAFSGNPDAITLFGPGAGAASAGLLMVAPRTREMVSKVIAQSGSALADWAVIIDKYRAQNTSRVYAEMLGCSIESSWKLVQCLKDGRNFLELSNSPLKPHIGMFPWAPVFDVNFTVPGDNLYEDWRASDWHFFTETPEESIKHRRFKHDLAYMAGVTTQEAAYIIYNNATLARNQYMIDPELFDQKIWELVLQYNYTLNQQGVYEAIKYMYTYWPDPKNVTHIRDQYINLLTDFHYVAPFDKIAKLLVEKRVPTYLYVLNTTVEALSLPQWRRVPHDTELLWLTGAPFMDVEFFPQKWKLSRDMWTDNDRNMSHFFMKAYSNFATYGNPTTSQILGLHMDVARQGQLRYLNINTTFNSSIQLNYRQTESAFWSAYLPTVIGRLVPTYPPVTEYWWEPKQPLQIAFWSVSTACLLLIVLSVVCCMLWRNAKR; from the exons ATGGCCGTGTACAGGCTGTGCtggtcgctcgctcgcgtctGGTTTTCCCTGTGCTTTCTCGCGTGTACGGCATTGTGTCAGGAACAAATATCGGCCGGCAGTCGGTATTATGGCCGAGACGGTGTGTATGTGCCAGCGAACGGGCCCGATCACAGGCCCGACACTTATTTTTACAAGGATAGAAGGTACGGGTACCGTCCCAGTTACCTGGACCCTGATTACAAAAGGCCGCCCAAAGGATCGGACGATCGTTACCATTACGAG GATACCACTTCGAGATTGCCGTTGCCTGGTATATTAGGTGGTTGGCGGGAGGATCTTCAGGGAAAAGAACGACAGGGTTCTAAGCATTTGGAGAGGGATGTTACCGTTTCTACTACCTATGGAGAAGTAGAGGGATTCAAAGTTTATTTGTACGACGATCCGGAGGCTAGACATAGACCTTGGAGTTTACCGGTCGAAAGGGTTACCAGGCATGTCAATGTATTTTTGGGTATTCCTTACGCTATGCCTCCTACGAGGGAAGGTCGGTTTAAGCCTCCTCGACCTCATAGGGGTTGGCAACTGTTGCAAGCTGTCGATTGGGGACCCGCGTGTCCTCAACCTAGTGCGTATACTGGTGCAACTAAAGGAATTAAGGATGTGGATGAAGATTGcttgtatttaaatatcttcacaCCTACGATTAATTCTGGTGAACGTCTACCATATGctgtaatgttttatattcatGGTGGAGAGTTCACTCATGGAGCTAGTAACTTGTTTCCTGGTCATATGTTAGCTGCATTTTACAATGTAGTGGTAGTGTCTATCAATTATCGGTTAGGGGCACTGGGATTTCTGAGCACAGGAGATGAGAATAGTCCTGGTAACTATGGACTTTTGGACCAAGCAATGGCATTACGATGGGTGTATGATAATATTCGAGCCTTCAGTGGTAATCCTGATGCGATAACACTGTTTGGGCCAGGTGCTGGTGCAGCTAGCGCTGGATTGTTGATGGTTGCTCCTAGGACTAGAGAAATGGTGTCAAAAGTAATAGCTCAGTCGGGTTCTGCATTAGCAGATTGGGCAGTTATAATAGACAAGTACAGGGCCCAGAATACTTCCAGAGTATACGCTGAAATGTTGGGTTGTAGTATAGAAAGCAGCTGGAAGTTGGTTCAGTGTTTGAAAGATGGACGAAATTTCCTTGAATTGAGTAATTCTCCATTAAAGCCGCATATTGGAATGTTTCCATGGGCACCTGTATTTGATGTCAATTTTACAGTACCTGGTGATAATTTATACGAAGATTGGAGAGCATCAGACTGGCATTTCTTTACAGAAACACCTGAAGAAAGTATTAAGCATCGTAGATTTAAACATGACTTAGCATACATGGCTGGTGTTACTACTCAAGAGGCAGCGTACATAATAT ACAACAATGCCACATTGGCAAGGAATCAATACATGATAGATCCAGAATTATTTGACCAAAAAATCTGGGAACTTGTCCTTCAGTATAATTACACTCTGAACCAGCAAGGTGTTTATGAagctataaaatatatgtacactTATTGGCCGGATCCGAAAAATGTTACACACATTCGCGATCAATACATCAAT TTGTTAACTGATTTTCATTATGTGGCTCCATTTGATAAAATTGCAAAGTTATTAGTAGAGAAACGTGTGCCTACTTACTTATATGTATTGAACACTACTGTGGAAGCACTATCATTGCCACAGTGGAGAAGAGTACCTCACGATACCGAACTTCTTTGGCTCACAGGAGCACCATTCATGGATGTTG AATTCTTTCCTCAAAAATGGAAACTAAGCCGAGACATGTGGACTGATAATGATCGCAATATGAGCCATTTCTTTATGAAGGCATATTCAAATTTTGCAACATACGG AAATCCTACAACTTCGCAAATTCTGGGACTTCACATGGATGTTGCCAGACAAGGACAGTTACgatacttaaatattaataccaCCTTCAACagttcaattcaattaaattacagACAAACAGAAAGTGCCTTTTGGTCTGCATATTTGCCAACTGTCATTGGCCGCTTAGTACCTACATACCCTCCAGTCACCGAG TACTGGTGGGAACCAAAGCAACCCTTGCAAATTGCATTTTGGTCAGTCTCTACAGCTTGTTTACTGTTAATCGTACTCTCTGTAGTATGCTGCATGCTTTGGCGTAACGCCAAAAGGTAA
- the LOC116428315 gene encoding armadillo repeat-containing protein 3 has translation MGPKRTDKHSEKGKERVDREERSKYNFDPLRLEVKYPGTAILLLKCQERPVLLAAAAALSKYGSKSKENLEVLFDLEIVESVIPLIEHEDLFTRRFAAKLLAEMILIPNVRNFLMDSSYYICYFAKVFISDKDLFMQEFSSSILAEISNDLFGAAQLLKQCSNMNFLFERVQSPDPDVKKNTLEIMFNLLQDPIGIKEIIETKNFNLNLIYDLYDSPYPDIQRLALNITHDLVNRNQDDRMQELFRRSNGLQTLLRFLDNDEWQDLHAEILRILCLASDNSATVELLHDIGGIRQILKYIEGTVHSRLFMEALDVAVRLTHTSLGRSVTYIICYSLTVHHLLSTLEESVPASIYEISCHGIAQSWPTFCIPCVNFVHKQVHVRRTTEVPLRPSYIHGWARKMGIRRIINENNDWSSMLKNRSTARVVPSWDTCIDALFDSHLPIKFAFTGRLSLHDITQNGFYVLRRNVCPFPILDDIFRFKCCPLETVYVVNCVRPRKSDSLDSLRHSVLKENLGYTSEVTRRTVFLSGQLEDLVMDSKFGRLQCDPCLHDYVELFKCKLIAAESKAVYVFPDRNEYRASKTKSGLTNISCVAVRAQMLAEFVVKQMSGPDRLVNCIDHQLEVHLKEIKKSIETSVVPLGMLRVGSYLERALLFKVIADRVHLPAALVRGEYGKAWIEVAVPEVEHAASIDHRQTVFPSKLLKPNFIVDLIHFPGDLIPISSRRAQLYREQESPCERVCRD, from the exons ATGGGACCAAAAAGAACAGAT AAACATtcagagaaagggaaagagagagtaGATCGCGAAGAGCGAAGCAAATACAATTTCGATCCCCTTCGACTGGAAGTGAAATATCCGGGAACAGCGATATTGTTGTTAAAGTGTCAGGAACGACCTGTACTTTTGGCAGCAGCTGCTGCTCTGTCCAAGTATGGCAGTAAATCTAAAGAGAATCTGGAAGTCTTGTTCGATCTTGAGATCGTGGAAAGTGTGATCCCGTTAATTGAACACGAAGACCTGTTCACGCGAAG ATTTGCAGCAAAATTACTGGCAGAAATGATACTCATTCCCAATGTCCGAAACTTTCTGATGGACAGTAGCTACTATATTTGTTACTTCGCCAAAGTTTTCATCTCTGACAAGGATTTGTTCATGCAAGAATTTTCCTCTTCGATATTGGCAGAAATATCAAATGATTTGTTTGGTGCAGCACAATTGTTGAAACAATGCTCAAACATGAACTTCTTGTTCGAAAGAGTTCAGTCGCCTGATCCAGACGTGAAAAAGAACACCTTAGAAAtcatgtttaatttattacaagATCCCATTGGAATAAAAGAGATCATAGAAACAAAG aattttaatttgaatcttATATATGATTTGTACGACTCGCCTTATCCTGATATCCAAAGGCTTGCTCTGAACATAACGCATGATTTAGTCAATAGAAATCAAGATGATCGTATGCAGGAGCTTTTCAGAAGATCCAACGGTCTCCAAACTTTATTAAGATTTCTAGAT AACGATGAGTGGCAAGACCTTCACGCAGAGATACTTAGGATTCTTTGCTTGGCTTCTGATAATTCTGCAACAGTGGAGCTGCTTCACGACATAGGTGGTATCAGGCAGATTTTGAAGTACATAGAAGGCACAGTACACTCAAGACTGTTCATGGAAGCCCTCGATGTAGCTGTTAGACTTACCCATACATCTTTGGGTAGAAGTGTAACATATATTATTTGCTATAGCTTAACAGTAC ATCATTTATTGAGCACATTGGAAGAGAGTGTGCCAGCAAGCATATATGAGATCAGTTGTCATGGAATTG CGCAGAGCTGGCCAACATTTTGCATACCATGCGTCAATTTTGTTCACAAACAAGTTCATGTGCGCCGTACAACTGAAGTACCTCTTCGACCTTCTTACATTCACGGTTGGGCTAGGAAAATGGGGATAAGG AgaataatcaatgaaaataatgacTGGTCAAGCATGCTGAAGAACCGATCCACCGCGAGAGTCGTACCCTCCTGGGACACCTGCATAGACGCGCTCTTCGACTCTCACCTGCCAATCAAGTTTGCTTTCACCGGGCGGCTCTCGTTACACGACATCACCCAAAACGGATTCTACGTTCTACGAAGAAACGTCTGCCC ATTCCCAATATTGGATGATATCTTCCGGTTCAAATGCTGTCCGCTGGAAACGGTTTACGTGGTGAACTGTGTACGCCCCCGCAAGTCGGATTCCCTGGACTCGTTGCGTCATTCAGTCTTAAAAG AGAATCTGGGCTATACGAGCGAGGTCACTCGTCGGACCGTGTTTCTGTCCGGCCAGCTGGAGGATTTAGTGATGGACTCGAAATTCGGTCGCCTGCAGTGCGACCCCTGTCTGCACGACTACGTGGAGCTGTTCAAGTGCAAGCTCATCGCTGCTGAGTCGAAAGCCGTGTACGTGTTCCCTGATAGAAATgaat ACAGAGCGTCCAAGACAAAGTCAGGTTTGACGAACATCAGCTGCGTGGCCGTGCGTGCCCAGATGTTGGCTGAATTCGTGGTGAAGCAAATGTCGGGACCGGATCGACTGGTCAACTGCATCGATCATCAGTTGGAAGTACATTTGAAAGAAATCAAGAAGAGTATAGAGACCAGTGTCGTACCGTTGGGCATGCTGCGCGTTGGTTCCTATCTAGAGAGAGCCTTACTGTTCAAGGTGATAGCGGATAGAGTGCATCTACCTGCTGCTTTGGT